From a region of the uncultured Desulfatiglans sp. genome:
- a CDS encoding membrane hypothetical protein (Evidence 5 : Unknown function): MAANDTSFRSLSRLARLGSEAGWTFLGQAGIAAGAIFAVKILTHYLEPAQFGRLMLATTLIQAVAAQVYGPLAQGMMRFWSLSQERGQQEEFVHSSRKISAILNRAMLLLTLLAVGGVFFLEGRQWSLLVALSLLVGIFTGQSWTRMLALMAARERKAIAIVTTGIAFLKPLSGIGLILLFSPDANWVLLGYLGGAFSGLLVIDRIYQKRIVGGLTSTRQMSGLEKGNLGKDLLSFSWPFFIYGVFSWLYESCDRWSLQYHFGSEVVGAFSVAGQLAMYPLILLSGFLGMLFSPIAYQRAGSLDSEKAFRAGNRLLFFMVLIYVACCGCLVAGYALIHEQIVLLVSGSSYTAFSYLLPGLTIAWSLYYFGHTLTGFGMLANRPKLYVLPKFIATGLAAVFGIVLPLWYGPEGVVWALGIAGFVYATWCLVIACRLSRNRPLPLSPRG; this comes from the coding sequence GTGGCGGCAAACGACACGTCTTTTCGTTCCCTTTCCCGCCTTGCCAGATTGGGGTCCGAGGCTGGCTGGACGTTCCTTGGGCAGGCCGGGATTGCCGCGGGTGCCATCTTTGCGGTCAAGATCCTGACCCACTACCTCGAACCGGCACAGTTTGGTCGTTTGATGCTGGCCACCACTCTGATCCAAGCGGTGGCGGCTCAGGTCTATGGTCCTTTGGCGCAGGGGATGATGCGTTTCTGGTCCCTCTCACAGGAGCGGGGCCAGCAGGAGGAATTTGTGCATTCTTCCCGGAAAATCAGCGCGATCCTGAACCGGGCAATGCTGCTGCTGACGCTCCTGGCGGTTGGAGGGGTTTTCTTTCTCGAAGGGCGGCAATGGAGCCTGTTGGTGGCCTTGTCTCTTTTGGTGGGGATTTTCACCGGTCAGTCCTGGACACGCATGTTGGCCCTGATGGCTGCACGAGAGAGAAAAGCCATTGCCATCGTAACAACAGGGATTGCTTTTTTAAAACCTCTTTCTGGAATCGGGTTGATTTTGCTGTTCTCACCGGATGCGAACTGGGTTCTGTTGGGATATCTGGGTGGAGCCTTTTCTGGTTTACTGGTGATCGACCGCATCTATCAAAAAAGGATCGTTGGCGGCCTGACGTCAACCAGGCAAATGAGCGGGCTTGAAAAGGGTAATCTCGGAAAAGACCTCCTCTCTTTTTCATGGCCGTTTTTCATTTACGGTGTTTTCAGTTGGCTGTATGAGTCATGTGACCGCTGGTCTCTCCAGTACCATTTCGGCTCTGAGGTGGTCGGTGCCTTTTCCGTCGCCGGGCAGCTGGCGATGTACCCTCTAATTCTCCTCTCGGGCTTTTTGGGAATGCTTTTTTCCCCCATCGCCTACCAACGCGCCGGCTCCCTCGACTCAGAAAAGGCTTTTCGGGCGGGGAATCGGCTGCTTTTCTTCATGGTTCTGATCTATGTCGCTTGCTGCGGGTGTCTGGTTGCAGGATATGCCTTGATCCACGAGCAAATCGTGCTGCTGGTGAGCGGCAGTTCCTATACAGCTTTTTCCTACCTGCTGCCTGGCCTGACGATTGCGTGGTCTCTGTACTACTTCGGACACACACTTACCGGCTTCGGCATGCTGGCAAATCGTCCAAAACTTTACGTTTTGCCAAAGTTCATCGCGACAGGTCTCGCGGCAGTCTTCGGTATTGTTTTGCCGCTGTGGTATGGTCCGGAGGGGGTGGTGTGGGCTTTGGGTATAGCGGGCTTCGTCTATGCTACGTGGTGCTTGGTGATCGCCTGCAGGCTTTCCAGGAATAGGCCTCTGCCGCTATCTCCAAGGGGCTAG
- a CDS encoding putative Methyltransferase domain-containing protein (Evidence 3 : Putative function from multiple computational evidences), whose product MEFTEKVEKQYLKSEGEQYHRTIHGIPENAFPWIAKLRVKKIRSFVKKEDVVLEYGVGIGWNIAELQCKKRVGYDLSAHLREPLEKRGIEFISDLDAFPDEHFDVVLCHHVLEHTGNPPQTLLDIQRKLRRNGRLLLFVPFERGRKYHRYDPQEPNHHLYSWNVQTLGNLIEKTGFEVVSGTVLPFGYDRFSAVWATRFHMGEFGFKFIRKMLLLVKSELEVFIFARKEQDSAHQPG is encoded by the coding sequence ATGGAATTCACTGAAAAAGTTGAAAAACAATACCTGAAAAGCGAGGGAGAACAATATCATCGGACAATACACGGTATACCAGAAAATGCATTTCCATGGATAGCAAAATTACGCGTCAAAAAGATCCGTTCTTTTGTCAAAAAAGAGGACGTTGTTCTTGAATATGGTGTTGGAATAGGATGGAATATTGCCGAATTGCAGTGCAAAAAACGAGTGGGATACGACCTATCTGCTCACCTTCGGGAGCCTCTGGAAAAGCGTGGAATAGAATTCATATCTGATTTGGACGCCTTTCCAGATGAGCATTTCGATGTCGTCTTGTGCCATCACGTGCTCGAACACACCGGAAACCCGCCCCAAACATTACTTGATATTCAGCGCAAACTGCGCAGAAACGGCAGACTGCTTCTGTTCGTTCCCTTCGAAAGAGGCAGAAAATACCATCGCTACGACCCTCAGGAGCCAAACCACCATCTGTATTCATGGAATGTTCAAACACTTGGGAATCTGATCGAAAAAACCGGTTTCGAAGTGGTGTCAGGAACTGTTCTCCCCTTCGGCTACGATCGATTTTCAGCTGTTTGGGCCACGCGTTTTCACATGGGGGAATTCGGGTTCAAATTCATAAGAAAAATGCTTCTTCTCGTAAAATCCGAATTGGAAGTCTTCATCTTTGCCAGAAAAGAACAGGACAGCGCCCACCAGCCAGGATGA
- a CDS encoding conserved hypothetical protein (Evidence 4 : Unknown function but conserved in other organisms): protein MSIFGTVVVKRGQYKIKGDFHTITPNMPIRSEDEKWHLVGVTNPRCMTYIHTYGAEAVFFENLSKGKIHGSRCDNPDCEFPGTVYLPFRIHCPDCLQRNTVVDLTEICKTTATIHTFMVCERSGAFNTLDKPIKFINVEFKGVSTILMSYLSVGDPKIGMRVVPIFQTLEPTYTITDLSWVPEGTPSSKLPKGFTFE from the coding sequence ATGAGTATATTTGGAACCGTCGTTGTCAAAAGGGGGCAATACAAGATCAAGGGGGACTTCCACACCATCACCCCCAACATGCCGATCCGGAGCGAGGACGAGAAGTGGCATCTCGTCGGCGTCACCAACCCGAGATGCATGACCTATATCCACACTTACGGCGCCGAGGCCGTCTTTTTCGAAAATCTGTCCAAAGGCAAGATCCACGGCAGCCGCTGCGACAACCCGGACTGCGAGTTCCCGGGCACCGTCTACCTGCCGTTCCGGATCCATTGCCCGGACTGTCTGCAGCGCAACACGGTCGTGGATCTGACCGAAATCTGCAAGACGACCGCCACCATCCACACCTTCATGGTCTGTGAGCGATCCGGGGCCTTCAACACCCTCGACAAGCCGATCAAGTTCATCAACGTCGAGTTCAAGGGCGTCTCGACGATCCTCATGAGCTACCTTTCGGTCGGCGACCCGAAGATCGGCATGCGCGTCGTCCCGATCTTCCAGACCCTGGAGCCGACCTACACCATCACGGACCTGTCCTGGGTCCCGGAAGGCACCCCTTCCTCCAAGCTGCCTAAAGGATTCACCTTCGAATGA
- a CDS encoding Acetyl-CoA acetyltransferase: MITFSDRQLKTPKLMRPVYLVTAGQSKFDRAIPEKRTEELCIDALAMAARLIDKTPAELKRYIHSCYYGHFADHFGDQLLGEAVIHDRLGLDPLGNIGIKTGGATGGSTLWEAVKAVASGYSDCALAMGWERMDEVPTDEGNHLISCAADKDWETPLGHIYTGYYAVMAQKYWQVFGREEESFRRTLAEISVKHHGYARFNPFAQAPMKITVEDVLKSPVVAYPLRALDCCLMSVGAACAIICDEDTALELTKGTKNKPLRIWVAAGSHTLRPACRRHMEIPLLPHESADQYADLAERFPGGERYPGFTGFLGARMCTYYGYRMAGIHNPMDDLDVIELHDAFTISDVQTYEDVGLRPYGEGRDYVESGDCYHTNPHTGKPGRLPSNLSGGLIGCMHAVGATGIMQTFEVALHLWNRWAELHGDPDLWKAFNRKKPDDWQDLQVKGAKRGMAISHAGVGSHVTATILMDPDHLLKPDA, translated from the coding sequence TTGATTACCTTCAGCGACAGACAATTGAAAACACCGAAGCTTATGAGGCCCGTTTACCTCGTCACCGCCGGGCAGTCGAAGTTCGACCGCGCCATCCCCGAAAAGCGGACCGAAGAGCTCTGCATCGACGCCTTGGCGATGGCCGCCCGCCTCATCGACAAAACCCCTGCCGAGCTGAAACGATACATCCACAGCTGCTATTACGGCCATTTTGCGGACCACTTCGGCGACCAGCTCCTCGGCGAGGCCGTCATCCATGACCGCCTCGGCCTGGACCCGCTCGGCAACATCGGCATCAAGACCGGCGGCGCCACCGGCGGATCGACCCTCTGGGAGGCGGTGAAGGCCGTCGCCTCCGGGTATTCGGACTGTGCGCTCGCCATGGGTTGGGAGCGCATGGACGAAGTCCCGACGGACGAGGGGAACCACCTGATCTCCTGCGCCGCCGACAAGGACTGGGAAACGCCGCTGGGTCACATCTACACAGGTTATTACGCCGTCATGGCCCAGAAGTACTGGCAGGTCTTCGGCCGCGAGGAGGAATCCTTCCGCCGCACCCTGGCGGAGATCTCCGTCAAGCACCACGGCTACGCCCGGTTCAATCCGTTCGCCCAGGCGCCGATGAAGATCACCGTCGAGGACGTCCTCAAATCCCCCGTGGTGGCTTACCCGCTGCGGGCCTTGGACTGCTGCCTCATGAGCGTCGGCGCCGCCTGCGCCATCATTTGCGACGAGGACACCGCCCTGGAGCTGACGAAGGGCACCAAGAACAAGCCCCTCAGGATCTGGGTCGCCGCCGGGAGCCACACCCTGCGGCCCGCCTGTCGTCGCCACATGGAGATCCCGCTCCTTCCGCACGAGTCGGCCGACCAGTATGCCGACCTCGCCGAACGGTTCCCGGGCGGAGAGCGCTATCCGGGCTTCACCGGCTTTCTGGGCGCCCGCATGTGCACCTACTATGGCTACAGGATGGCCGGCATCCACAACCCCATGGACGACCTGGACGTGATCGAGCTCCACGACGCCTTCACCATCAGCGACGTCCAGACCTATGAGGACGTCGGCCTGCGACCCTACGGCGAGGGGCGGGACTACGTGGAATCCGGCGACTGCTATCACACCAATCCGCACACCGGCAAACCCGGCCGTCTGCCGTCGAACCTCTCCGGCGGCCTGATCGGCTGCATGCACGCGGTGGGTGCCACCGGCATCATGCAGACCTTCGAGGTCGCGCTCCATCTTTGGAACCGCTGGGCGGAGCTCCACGGCGACCCGGACCTCTGGAAGGCCTTCAACCGCAAAAAGCCCGATGACTGGCAGGATCTCCAGGTGAAAGGCGCCAAGCGCGGCATGGCCATCAGCCACGCCGGGGTCGGTTCGCATGTCACTGCCACTATCCTGATGGACCCGGACCATCTCCTGAAACCCGATGCCTGA
- a CDS encoding hypothetical protein (Evidence 5 : Unknown function), translated as MSVAEGNQVPSSFLSQGTAALSSGRVQSNKERFHKQAGRQTSPLPLVP; from the coding sequence TTGTCTGTCGCTGAAGGTAATCAAGTTCCGTCCTCCTTTCTCTCCCAAGGCACGGCGGCACTCTCATCGGGCCGCGTGCAGTCCAATAAAGAACGTTTTCACAAGCAAGCGGGCAGGCAAACTTCTCCCCTTCCCCTTGTTCCCTGA
- a CDS encoding Helix-turn-helix protein, with product MNLGTLIRRYRKEQKLTLKALAHKAGISEGFLSQVENSVHSPSVDTLVSLCRALGVNAGDLLNQVEEQERLTVIRKDQWDEQELPHSGFVTRRFFAPENRTVIDCAVLILDPKASIPARKNIRNGQEVLCILKGSLELLHGDQTLQLYEGDSVQFWTDSGSQRIANTSGAAAVALWVGTI from the coding sequence ATGAACCTTGGCACCCTGATCCGCCGCTATCGAAAAGAGCAGAAGCTGACCCTCAAGGCCTTGGCCCACAAAGCCGGCATCTCCGAGGGGTTTCTGAGCCAGGTCGAAAACAGCGTGCATTCCCCTTCCGTCGATACACTCGTCAGCCTGTGCCGGGCGTTGGGGGTCAACGCCGGCGATCTGTTGAACCAGGTGGAAGAGCAGGAAAGGCTGACCGTCATCCGCAAAGACCAGTGGGACGAGCAAGAACTCCCGCACAGCGGCTTCGTCACGAGGCGCTTTTTCGCGCCGGAAAACCGCACCGTCATCGACTGCGCCGTCCTGATTCTCGACCCCAAGGCCTCCATTCCGGCAAGGAAAAACATCCGCAACGGGCAGGAAGTCCTCTGCATCCTGAAAGGGTCGCTGGAACTCCTGCATGGAGACCAAACCCTTCAGCTCTACGAAGGGGACTCTGTTCAATTCTGGACGGACAGCGGCAGTCAGCGCATCGCCAACACCAGCGGCGCCGCTGCCGTCGCCCTGTGGGTAGGGACGATTTAA
- the yngJ gene encoding putative acyl-CoA dehydrogenase YngJ (Evidence 3 : Putative function from multiple computational evidences): MDFSLSMDQEILRKSVRDFAEKEIKPVARELDEREEFSYETMSKMAEIGLFGMFVSEEYGGQGMDYLSYIIATEEMARVDGSHAATVAAGNSLGIGPLYYFGSEEQKRKHLPRLCSGEALWGFGLTEPNAGSDAGNSRTNAVLDGDSWVINGSKIFITNASTRISAGATVLCRTGTREDGRPELSCILVEQGTPGYEAREMHRKLMWRASNTSELYFDDCRVPEENRLGPRGHGFYQMMQTLDGGRLSIGAMGLGGAQGCFEMALKYSKERVQFGKPIANFQVNSFKLADMALEIECARLLLYKACWLRDNNQPFSKLAAMAKLHCSEVMYRAANHAVQLHGGYGLMKEYDIERFYRDQKLLEIGEGTSEVQRIVIARLIGAL, encoded by the coding sequence ATGGATTTCAGTCTTTCCATGGACCAGGAGATCCTGCGCAAGTCTGTCAGGGATTTTGCCGAAAAGGAGATCAAGCCGGTAGCGAGGGAACTGGACGAAAGGGAGGAGTTTTCCTACGAGACCATGTCCAAGATGGCCGAGATCGGACTCTTCGGGATGTTCGTCTCGGAAGAGTACGGCGGCCAGGGCATGGATTACCTCTCCTATATCATCGCCACCGAAGAGATGGCGCGCGTCGACGGCTCCCATGCGGCCACCGTGGCAGCCGGGAATTCGCTCGGGATCGGGCCGCTCTATTACTTCGGCAGCGAGGAGCAGAAGCGTAAACACCTCCCCCGGCTCTGTTCGGGCGAGGCCCTGTGGGGCTTCGGGCTGACGGAGCCGAATGCCGGTTCGGATGCAGGCAACTCTCGGACCAACGCGGTGCTCGACGGCGATTCGTGGGTCATCAACGGCAGCAAGATCTTCATCACCAATGCGTCGACCCGCATCAGCGCAGGCGCTACGGTCCTCTGCCGCACCGGCACCCGGGAAGACGGCCGGCCCGAGCTCTCCTGCATCCTGGTGGAGCAGGGAACCCCGGGCTACGAGGCCCGCGAGATGCATAGGAAGCTCATGTGGCGCGCCTCCAACACGAGCGAGCTCTATTTCGACGACTGTCGGGTCCCTGAGGAGAACCGGCTGGGACCGCGCGGCCACGGCTTCTATCAAATGATGCAGACCCTCGACGGTGGGAGGCTTTCCATCGGGGCGATGGGGCTCGGGGGGGCGCAGGGCTGTTTCGAGATGGCCCTGAAATACAGCAAAGAAAGGGTTCAGTTCGGCAAACCGATTGCCAATTTCCAGGTCAATTCCTTCAAACTGGCGGACATGGCTCTGGAGATCGAATGCGCACGGCTTCTGCTTTACAAGGCCTGCTGGCTAAGAGACAACAATCAGCCGTTTTCGAAACTGGCGGCGATGGCGAAGCTGCATTGCTCCGAAGTCATGTACCGGGCTGCCAACCATGCCGTCCAGCTGCATGGGGGCTACGGGCTGATGAAAGAGTACGATATCGAACGCTTTTATCGGGATCAGAAGCTCCTCGAGATCGGGGAGGGGACCTCGGAGGTTCAGCGGATCGTCATCGCGAGGCTGATCGGCGCCCTCTGA